The Runella sp. SP2 genome includes a window with the following:
- a CDS encoding TM1802 family CRISPR-associated protein, whose amino-acid sequence MLQTLIKIGQQKSQDLGEWDDVLDWPKIETENKKGEKITNYVLPIVFDLDESQIRLGELGEYDDAKTVQRLFNIKIQGGNNKAIYTCAEFGGLEQIRKTFFGATDGAKVSQFTEAIDKGFPQLKNTDLYETLAAIYGVRSVFESQFMTDGKVDVKKILVQPKEEVESQKIKLNPSEKIVLVVAQVVWSEKGWTSPTYFKNIDGYIDFLKVKFPRGTTDKGVPVESKLCYATGEYKENVGELVIKARYNMNKMFVSTTVNYANGFDSSAFPKNYQVGSEIQKYLEQGSKYLLEKYKTSIAGIDHCIIPQLFSKDDSDLESTLSTISKKSDLLFQYKKLEEVLTDLDTVRSQDFPYWITFLAFESDGNFFKTINVIKDVSRTHFERMIETFATTHIEMRQIEGVNWQNVMSAGESNTLTFNLYTVYNLIPIRKDKVKKNEALALFKQLLEKRPIAKSQLFGYFKELVLCHWYKRYDSYTNIYGKNPFDFAIRNGVFQYLALFKVIQQLNLYNNMEESELKEVEGAPEQIELSENQQKIERFFAKMDYTPSQKAMFYLGRAVSSVAIEQYKKGYESKPVLAKLNYNGMQKSEIIRLKNDLYDKMRQFKLHSYMEPIFKKFTEHFNENQWTMKPDEALFYILSGYSFN is encoded by the coding sequence ATGTTACAGACACTTATAAAAATCGGACAGCAAAAAAGCCAAGACCTTGGCGAATGGGACGACGTGCTGGATTGGCCAAAAATTGAAACTGAGAATAAAAAAGGCGAAAAAATTACCAACTATGTTTTACCTATTGTTTTTGATTTAGACGAAAGCCAAATCAGATTAGGTGAATTGGGCGAATACGATGATGCAAAAACGGTTCAAAGGCTTTTTAATATCAAAATTCAAGGTGGTAACAACAAAGCTATCTATACATGCGCTGAGTTCGGTGGACTTGAACAAATCAGAAAAACCTTTTTTGGAGCTACTGATGGTGCAAAAGTTAGCCAATTTACCGAAGCCATTGACAAAGGATTTCCTCAACTCAAAAACACTGACTTATACGAAACCCTTGCAGCCATTTATGGGGTGCGTTCGGTTTTTGAAAGTCAGTTCATGACCGATGGTAAGGTTGATGTCAAAAAAATCCTTGTTCAACCAAAGGAAGAAGTTGAATCTCAAAAGATAAAACTTAACCCAAGTGAAAAAATAGTATTAGTTGTAGCACAGGTGGTTTGGTCCGAAAAAGGGTGGACTTCGCCAACTTATTTCAAGAACATAGATGGGTATATAGATTTTTTGAAGGTCAAGTTTCCGAGGGGTACAACCGACAAGGGCGTACCTGTCGAATCAAAATTATGTTATGCAACTGGCGAATACAAAGAAAATGTAGGCGAGTTAGTAATAAAGGCTCGTTACAACATGAATAAAATGTTTGTATCAACAACGGTAAACTATGCGAATGGATTTGATAGCAGTGCTTTTCCTAAAAACTATCAAGTTGGTTCTGAAATTCAAAAATACTTGGAACAAGGCTCAAAGTATTTGCTCGAAAAATATAAAACGAGTATTGCAGGGATTGACCACTGTATTATCCCACAACTATTTAGCAAGGATGATAGCGATTTAGAATCGACACTGTCCACGATTTCAAAGAAATCGGACCTGCTATTTCAGTACAAAAAATTAGAAGAAGTTCTTACCGATTTAGATACGGTTCGCTCACAGGACTTTCCTTACTGGATAACCTTTCTGGCTTTTGAGTCTGATGGTAACTTCTTCAAAACTATCAATGTCATCAAAGACGTAAGCCGTACACACTTTGAGCGAATGATTGAAACCTTTGCCACTACACACATAGAAATGAGGCAAATTGAGGGTGTGAATTGGCAAAATGTTATGAGCGCAGGAGAGAGCAATACGTTGACATTCAATCTTTATACCGTTTACAACCTTATTCCGATTCGGAAAGATAAAGTCAAAAAAAATGAAGCGTTGGCTTTGTTCAAGCAACTTTTGGAAAAACGCCCGATTGCCAAAAGTCAGTTATTTGGCTATTTCAAGGAATTGGTATTGTGCCATTGGTACAAGCGTTATGATAGCTACACAAATATTTATGGCAAAAATCCTTTTGACTTTGCGATTCGTAATGGTGTTTTTCAATACTTGGCACTTTTTAAAGTTATTCAACAATTAAACCTTTATAACAACATGGAAGAGTCTGAATTAAAAGAAGTTGAGGGCGCTCCCGAACAAATAGAATTATCGGAGAATCAACAAAAAATTGAACGTTTTTTTGCAAAAATGGACTACACACCAAGCCAGAAAGCCATGTTTTATCTTGGTCGGGCTGTAAGCAGTGTTGCGATTGAGCAGTACAAAAAAGGTTATGAGAGTAAGCCTGTTTTAGCCAAACTCAACTACAATGGGATGCAAAAGAGCGAAATTATAAGACTAAAAAACGACCTCTACGATAAAAT
- a CDS encoding YafY family protein, translating into MEDTREHKEQAKIERVFRLISLLKGRRRTVPQLASAINTSPRSLYRYLKLLEKLGYLLDCDEQNRYWIFEAETSNVVFTVEETALLRPLLASLKNTSPLHVSIERKIYLTSELIPLAEELLDRRKGMMVTKLNQAIQERRQVNLLRYHSPHSNSTSDRLVEPLSFTDDFATLNAYELGSKIIKSFKVNRIDEVELLDSLQVNDESIPETDLFGWTGETPILVELHLAPTAYHLLIEEFPAARPFTERRYDASSPFTYQFRAEIRDFRGVGRFILGLHKHIQVVQPQGLKEYLNDIVAGMRY; encoded by the coding sequence ATGGAAGATACGAGAGAGCACAAAGAACAAGCTAAAATAGAGCGTGTTTTTCGGCTGATTTCACTGCTCAAAGGCCGTCGTCGTACTGTGCCTCAGTTGGCCAGTGCCATCAATACTTCGCCCCGTTCGCTGTATCGCTATTTGAAGTTGCTCGAAAAATTGGGGTATTTACTCGATTGTGATGAGCAAAATAGGTATTGGATTTTTGAGGCTGAAACCTCCAACGTAGTATTTACCGTGGAAGAAACCGCGCTTCTTCGGCCTTTACTGGCAAGTCTAAAAAATACAAGTCCTTTGCACGTAAGCATTGAACGTAAAATTTATCTGACGTCGGAGTTGATTCCATTGGCCGAAGAACTGCTCGACCGTAGAAAAGGAATGATGGTGACAAAACTCAATCAAGCCATACAAGAGCGGCGGCAGGTAAACTTATTGCGTTATCATTCGCCCCACTCCAATTCTACTTCCGATCGACTGGTAGAACCGCTGAGTTTTACAGACGATTTTGCGACCCTGAATGCCTATGAGTTAGGATCTAAAATCATCAAAAGTTTTAAGGTAAATCGGATTGACGAAGTCGAGCTTCTGGACTCGTTGCAGGTTAACGATGAGTCGATTCCAGAAACGGATTTATTTGGTTGGACGGGAGAAACGCCCATTTTGGTAGAATTACACCTAGCGCCTACGGCATATCATTTGTTGATTGAGGAATTTCCCGCGGCTCGTCCGTTTACGGAACGCCGTTACGATGCTTCTTCGCCTTTTACTTATCAGTTTAGGGCTGAAATTAGGGATTTTAGGGGCGTAGGGCGATTTATCTTAGGGTTACACAAGCACATTCAGGTAGTGCAACCTCAGGGACTAAAAGAGTATCTAAACGACATTGTGGCGGGGATGCGGTATTGA